One genomic region from Ornithinimicrobium flavum encodes:
- a CDS encoding ribonuclease J, translated as MSHPHPELGAPPSLPRNGLRVVALGGLGEVGRNMAVLEHRGKLLVIDCGVLFPEEHQPGVDVILPDFSYLSGRMQDIVAVVLTHGHEDHIGGVPYLLKERPDIPVVGSQLTLAFITAKLKEHRIKPKTTLVAEGDRLDLGPFNCEFVAVNHSIPDGLAVFVRTAAGSVLHTGDFKMDQFPLDDRITDLRAFARFGEEGVDLFMVDSTNAEVPGFTTAEKDLAPAIETVFRTAPGRIVVSSFASHVHRIQQVLDAAVEHKRKVAFVGRSMVRNMKIAQDLGYLKVPRGLVVDARELDSLPPTKVTLVCTGSQGEPMAALSRMANRDHQIRIGEGDTVLLASSLIPGNENAVSRIINGLTRWGAKIVHQGNAKVHVSGHASAGELVYCYNIIQPRNVMPVHGEWRHLRANADLAIATGIHPDNVVVVDDGMVVDLVDGRVKVSGKVRAGYVYVSAGSVGDVTEEELRDRLTLSQQGTVTVVALVDAETGKLAEPPDFLARGLGTDPTMFDAAVPAIEKALADAASQGIGDYRELEQRIGRAVSQWAGRKHRRNPLVIPVVIEA; from the coding sequence ATGAGCCATCCGCACCCCGAGCTGGGCGCACCGCCCTCACTGCCCCGCAACGGCCTGAGGGTGGTGGCGCTCGGAGGCCTGGGCGAGGTGGGCCGCAACATGGCCGTGCTCGAGCACCGCGGCAAGTTGCTCGTCATCGACTGCGGCGTGCTCTTCCCCGAGGAGCACCAGCCCGGTGTCGACGTCATCCTGCCGGACTTCTCCTACCTGTCCGGCCGGATGCAGGACATCGTGGCGGTCGTGCTGACCCACGGCCACGAAGACCACATCGGCGGCGTCCCCTACCTGCTCAAGGAGCGCCCCGACATCCCGGTGGTCGGCTCGCAGCTCACGCTGGCCTTCATCACGGCCAAGCTCAAGGAGCACCGGATCAAGCCGAAGACGACACTCGTGGCCGAGGGTGACCGGCTCGACCTCGGCCCCTTCAACTGCGAGTTCGTCGCCGTCAACCACTCCATCCCGGACGGTCTGGCCGTCTTCGTCCGGACCGCCGCCGGGTCGGTGCTGCACACCGGTGACTTCAAGATGGACCAGTTCCCGCTGGACGACCGCATCACCGACCTGCGGGCCTTCGCCCGCTTCGGCGAGGAGGGCGTCGACCTGTTCATGGTCGACAGCACCAACGCCGAGGTGCCCGGCTTCACGACCGCGGAGAAGGACCTGGCCCCGGCGATCGAGACCGTCTTCCGCACGGCACCCGGGCGCATCGTCGTGTCCAGCTTCGCCAGCCACGTGCACCGCATCCAGCAGGTGCTGGACGCCGCCGTCGAGCACAAGCGCAAGGTCGCCTTCGTGGGCCGGTCGATGGTCCGCAACATGAAGATCGCCCAGGACCTCGGCTACCTCAAGGTGCCGCGGGGCCTGGTCGTGGACGCGCGCGAGCTCGACTCGCTGCCCCCCACCAAGGTCACCCTGGTCTGCACCGGCTCCCAGGGTGAGCCGATGGCCGCCCTGTCCCGGATGGCCAACCGTGACCACCAGATCCGGATCGGCGAGGGCGACACCGTGCTGCTGGCCAGCTCGCTCATCCCCGGCAACGAGAACGCCGTGTCGCGCATCATCAACGGCCTGACCCGCTGGGGCGCCAAGATCGTGCACCAGGGCAACGCCAAAGTCCACGTCTCGGGCCACGCCAGCGCCGGCGAGCTCGTCTACTGCTACAACATCATCCAGCCGCGCAACGTCATGCCCGTCCACGGCGAGTGGCGCCACCTGCGCGCCAACGCCGACCTGGCCATCGCCACCGGGATCCACCCGGACAACGTGGTGGTCGTCGACGACGGCATGGTGGTCGACCTGGTCGACGGGCGCGTCAAGGTCAGCGGCAAGGTGCGCGCGGGGTACGTCTACGTCTCCGCCGGCAGCGTCGGCGACGTGACCGAGGAGGAGCTGCGCGACCGGCTCACGCTGAGCCAGCAGGGCACCGTGACGGTGGTCGCCCTCGTCGACGCGGAGACGGGCAAGCTGGCCGAGCCGCCGGACTTCCTGGCCCGCGGCCTGGGCACCGACCCGACGATGTTCGACGCGGCGGTGCCGGCGATCGAGAAGGCCCTGGCGGACGCCGCGTCCCAGGGGATCGGCGACTACCGCGAGCTCGAGCAGCGCATCGGGCGGGCCGTCTCCCAGTGGGCGGGGCGCAAGCACCGGCGCAACCCCCTGGTCATCCCGGTCGTCATCGAGGCGTAG
- a CDS encoding AAA family ATPase: MADQPPDSVESFARALTEVRREAGRSIRQVHRLTGIPTATLGGYFAGRHLPPANRPEVLTRVLEACGVPPSQHDAWRDRLLALYEQRRQVEVTRTPYPGLRAFEPGDADLFFGREELLDRLLRLMEEAAGGGSPVVVVVGPSGSGKSSLLRAGLQPALRDVDCAVCRPAEVGRVLVELEEREPGVAPTAVRQVLVVDQLEELWTHTDPRARAEEVLDRLQGWAAGADGRVLVLGLRADFYGEAMLRPGLAEALRARQLLVEPLDHAGLRSAIEGPARQVGLTLEPGLVDVILADARQETVGSVLPHLAHVLDTMWSTSDRKALTVEDYRRAGGFEGAIRQSAEQALAGLPPEQQEVAMGLLLRMVATAPAQGWTRRLAPLDELAHLDPHAPSVLDHLVAHRLVTVRTDDATLSHESLVGAWPRLTDAVESRRGDLARRETLERAARDWDTHGRGEDHLLRGSRLTAVAEWGVGARGRLTPLQQDFLAASHRLEERLEAERRARQRRRTAVVAVMTVLLVAALVASGVAVRSSAEARTQRDQAQSRQMAVAAAGERESNPALSQQLAVAALRAGSTREARSAVLDATTSPVIRPRTHEEVAMERVAYLPDGEHLVLTGPQGGVVVAATTRDTPWEVLATVPLDEGGRAPTVSRLVAHPDRPWAVTAGYSLAEGIDPQPLLALLDLTDPGDPAVTPLPVPGVPAALSFADDGRMLVVALQSGELLRYAVTQDGVEGPLGEPLDAGGLVEVLDTDADGRLLAAALSVGTVRTWHVDAGTLRPAGEHETGRGLFALDVAADGSALAAVGRSGLLHWITVEGDELAEEGAYYASDTNLFDVRIDEEEGVVATAGFEGPVTVWSLGEEGPQTESPSLVLPVPRPVIDLDVAGGRWVFGTLGGTAYTWDERSSALPRLPGNVFVVGASARGERYLTSGGPPDGVLTVWDARDPHAPVELHTLRASGEDVSTGAGAISPDGRLVAMGTAGGRVLTWRVDGPQAELLVEEKVSDVALPLVVLDPQGSSVLGFDRDGVVSRIGLEGPTRGQELDRTRLGGSTLTGAVRPDGLLATGDDNEGVRLAWVDDLDAPLSQLEVSPSVNVYGVDFSPDGELLAVSASDNRIYLYDVSDPASPAPVGDPLAGPTSITNSVRFAPDGKRLAVAVIGGEAWIYTLRDGRWVATEVLRAGLANLQDVVWSADGSVLLGGGLSGRTRLWLTDVEEATRWLCDNVGTDITPQEWAGLLPGIDYAPPCADGAGSGAG, translated from the coding sequence GTGGCCGACCAGCCCCCGGACAGCGTCGAGTCGTTCGCGCGAGCCCTCACCGAGGTCCGGCGGGAGGCAGGGCGCTCGATCCGGCAGGTCCACCGGCTCACCGGGATCCCCACCGCGACCCTGGGGGGTTACTTCGCCGGCCGTCACCTCCCGCCCGCCAACCGGCCGGAGGTCCTGACCCGGGTGCTCGAGGCCTGCGGAGTGCCCCCCTCCCAGCACGACGCGTGGCGTGACCGGTTGCTCGCGCTCTACGAGCAGCGGCGTCAGGTCGAGGTGACCCGCACGCCATACCCCGGTCTGCGGGCCTTCGAGCCCGGTGACGCCGACCTGTTCTTCGGGCGCGAGGAGCTGCTGGACCGCCTGCTGCGGCTGATGGAAGAGGCGGCCGGCGGCGGCTCCCCGGTCGTCGTGGTGGTCGGGCCCTCCGGCTCCGGCAAGTCCTCGCTGCTCCGCGCCGGGCTGCAGCCCGCCCTGCGGGACGTCGACTGCGCGGTGTGCCGTCCGGCCGAGGTCGGGCGGGTGCTGGTGGAGCTCGAGGAGCGCGAACCCGGGGTGGCTCCCACGGCCGTCCGGCAGGTGCTCGTGGTGGACCAGCTCGAGGAGCTGTGGACCCACACCGACCCGCGGGCGAGGGCCGAGGAGGTGCTCGACCGGCTGCAGGGGTGGGCCGCCGGCGCCGACGGGCGTGTCCTCGTCCTGGGCCTGCGTGCGGACTTCTACGGCGAGGCGATGCTGCGCCCCGGCCTGGCCGAGGCCCTGCGGGCGCGGCAGCTCCTCGTCGAGCCGCTGGACCACGCAGGCCTGAGATCCGCCATCGAGGGGCCGGCCCGCCAGGTGGGCCTCACCCTCGAGCCGGGGCTGGTCGACGTCATCCTCGCCGACGCCCGGCAGGAGACGGTGGGCTCGGTGCTGCCGCACCTCGCCCACGTCCTCGACACCATGTGGAGCACTAGCGACCGCAAGGCGCTGACGGTGGAGGACTACCGCCGGGCGGGCGGCTTCGAGGGGGCCATCCGGCAGTCGGCCGAGCAGGCCCTGGCCGGGCTGCCCCCCGAGCAGCAGGAGGTGGCCATGGGGCTGCTGCTGCGGATGGTCGCGACCGCTCCCGCCCAGGGGTGGACACGCCGCCTCGCGCCCCTGGACGAGCTGGCGCACCTCGACCCCCACGCGCCGTCCGTCCTCGACCACCTCGTGGCGCACCGGCTCGTGACCGTCCGCACCGACGACGCGACGCTCAGCCACGAGTCCCTGGTCGGGGCCTGGCCGCGGCTCACCGACGCGGTCGAGTCCCGACGGGGTGACCTGGCCCGGCGCGAGACGCTGGAGCGTGCCGCCCGCGACTGGGACACCCACGGCCGGGGGGAGGACCACCTCCTGCGCGGCTCGCGGCTCACCGCCGTCGCGGAGTGGGGCGTCGGCGCGCGCGGTCGGCTGACCCCCCTCCAGCAGGACTTCCTGGCGGCCAGCCACCGGCTCGAGGAGCGGCTCGAGGCCGAGCGACGGGCCCGCCAGCGCCGTCGCACCGCCGTGGTCGCCGTGATGACCGTGCTCCTCGTGGCCGCCCTGGTCGCCAGCGGTGTGGCCGTGCGGTCCTCGGCCGAGGCCCGCACCCAGCGCGACCAGGCGCAGTCCCGGCAGATGGCGGTGGCCGCCGCCGGGGAGCGTGAGTCCAACCCCGCCCTCTCCCAGCAGCTCGCCGTGGCCGCCCTGCGCGCCGGATCCACCCGTGAGGCCAGGTCGGCGGTGCTCGACGCCACCACCAGCCCGGTGATCCGCCCCCGGACGCACGAGGAGGTGGCCATGGAGCGGGTCGCCTACCTCCCCGACGGGGAGCACCTGGTCCTCACGGGGCCCCAGGGCGGGGTCGTGGTGGCGGCCACCACCCGCGACACCCCCTGGGAGGTGCTCGCCACAGTGCCCCTCGACGAGGGTGGCCGCGCGCCCACGGTGAGCCGGCTCGTGGCGCACCCCGACCGGCCCTGGGCGGTGACGGCCGGCTACTCCCTGGCCGAGGGGATCGACCCCCAGCCGCTGCTGGCGCTGCTGGACCTCACCGATCCGGGCGACCCGGCCGTGACCCCGCTGCCGGTGCCCGGCGTCCCGGCCGCCCTCAGCTTCGCCGACGACGGGCGGATGCTCGTCGTCGCGTTGCAGAGCGGGGAGCTGCTGCGCTACGCCGTCACGCAGGACGGGGTGGAGGGCCCCCTCGGTGAGCCCCTCGACGCGGGCGGGCTCGTGGAGGTGCTGGACACCGACGCCGACGGGCGGCTGCTCGCGGCGGCGCTGTCGGTCGGGACCGTGCGCACCTGGCACGTGGACGCGGGCACGCTGCGGCCGGCGGGGGAGCACGAGACGGGCCGCGGGCTCTTCGCGCTGGACGTGGCCGCTGACGGGTCGGCCCTCGCGGCCGTCGGGCGGTCCGGGCTCCTGCACTGGATCACGGTCGAGGGGGACGAGCTGGCCGAGGAGGGTGCCTACTACGCGTCCGACACCAACCTCTTCGACGTCCGCATCGACGAGGAGGAGGGGGTGGTGGCGACCGCCGGGTTCGAGGGGCCGGTCACGGTGTGGAGCCTGGGCGAGGAGGGGCCGCAGACGGAGTCACCGAGCCTGGTGCTGCCCGTCCCCCGACCCGTCATCGACCTCGACGTCGCCGGGGGCCGGTGGGTCTTCGGGACGCTGGGCGGCACGGCCTACACCTGGGACGAGCGTTCCTCCGCGCTGCCGCGCCTGCCCGGCAACGTCTTCGTCGTCGGCGCCTCGGCCCGGGGCGAGCGCTACCTCACTTCCGGGGGACCGCCGGACGGCGTCCTGACAGTCTGGGACGCGCGCGACCCGCACGCCCCCGTGGAGCTGCACACCCTGCGCGCGAGCGGCGAGGACGTCTCCACCGGGGCCGGGGCCATCAGCCCGGACGGGCGGCTCGTGGCGATGGGGACCGCCGGCGGCCGGGTCCTCACCTGGCGGGTCGACGGTCCGCAGGCGGAGTTGCTCGTCGAGGAGAAGGTCTCCGACGTGGCCCTCCCGCTCGTGGTCCTGGACCCGCAGGGATCCTCCGTCCTGGGGTTCGACCGGGACGGCGTGGTGAGCCGCATCGGACTCGAGGGGCCCACCCGTGGTCAGGAGCTCGACCGCACGCGGCTGGGCGGGTCCACCCTCACCGGGGCGGTCCGCCCCGACGGCCTGCTCGCCACGGGGGACGACAACGAGGGGGTGCGCCTCGCCTGGGTCGACGACCTGGATGCGCCGTTGTCCCAGCTCGAGGTGAGCCCCTCCGTGAACGTCTACGGCGTCGACTTCTCCCCGGACGGCGAGCTGCTGGCCGTCTCCGCCTCGGACAACCGGATCTACCTCTACGACGTGAGCGACCCGGCGTCGCCGGCACCGGTCGGTGACCCGCTCGCGGGTCCGACGTCGATCACCAACTCGGTGCGCTTCGCGCCGGACGGGAAGCGGCTCGCGGTGGCCGTGATCGGCGGCGAGGCGTGGATCTACACCCTGCGCGACGGACGCTGGGTGGCCACGGAGGTGCTGCGGGCCGGCCTCGCCAACCTGCAGGACGTCGTCTGGTCCGCCGACGGGTCGGTCCTGCTCGGCGGCGGGCTGTCCGGTCGCACCCGCCTGTGGCTGACGGACGTGGAGGAGGCGACGCGGTGGCTCTGCGACAACGTGGGCACCGACATCACGCCGCAGGAGTGGGCCGGCCTGCTGCCCGGAATCGACTACGCCCCGCCGTGCGCCGACGGCGCAGGGTCAGGTGCAGGCTGA
- a CDS encoding GyrI-like domain-containing protein produces METPEIISCQARPSAVVRGTVPMDQVRTFYDRSFTLVAEVLARQGVQPAEAFGHYLSPPSDTLTLEVGFTVPAPVAGEGEVLAAELPAGRAAFATHLGPYDDLGAAWGRLGEWIGAQGHTPGPDLWEVYVTEPTPTTDPATLRTDLYWLLAD; encoded by the coding sequence ATGGAGACGCCCGAGATCATCAGCTGCCAGGCACGACCCAGCGCGGTCGTCCGGGGCACCGTGCCGATGGACCAGGTCCGGACCTTCTACGACCGGTCCTTCACCCTCGTCGCCGAGGTCCTGGCCCGCCAGGGCGTCCAGCCCGCGGAGGCCTTCGGTCACTACCTCAGCCCACCGTCGGACACCCTGACCCTGGAGGTGGGCTTCACCGTCCCCGCACCGGTGGCGGGTGAGGGGGAGGTCCTCGCCGCCGAGCTCCCGGCCGGACGGGCCGCCTTCGCCACGCACCTGGGGCCCTATGACGACCTGGGTGCCGCCTGGGGGCGTCTCGGGGAGTGGATCGGCGCGCAGGGGCACACCCCCGGGCCCGACCTGTGGGAGGTCTACGTCACGGAGCCGACACCCACGACCGACCCCGCGACGCTGCGCACCGACCTCTACTGGCTGCTGGCCGACTGA
- a CDS encoding LLM class flavin-dependent oxidoreductase, which translates to MWDHVQWRPGAAPHDPWVLLGAVAQVTRSVRLGTLVTPLSRRRPHVVAKQLTTLDHLSGGRAVLGVGLGEPVDRDFADLGEETDRRVRASMLDEALTVIDGLLRGPVDVRGEHYSVRADVRPRPVQRPRPPIWVAGVVPNRRPLARARRWDGVVPIGQEAELTPQELADHLAIDGGSAPEGWDVVVHTRPGVPAAEYADAGATWSVRSTFPVRAGWEDEIDDLVRRGPG; encoded by the coding sequence CTGTGGGACCACGTCCAATGGCGCCCCGGGGCGGCCCCCCACGACCCCTGGGTGCTGCTCGGGGCCGTCGCGCAGGTCACGCGCTCGGTCCGGCTGGGCACGCTGGTCACCCCGCTGTCCCGGCGCCGGCCGCACGTCGTCGCCAAGCAGCTGACCACCCTGGACCACCTGAGCGGGGGGCGGGCGGTCCTGGGCGTCGGCCTGGGCGAGCCCGTCGACCGGGACTTCGCCGACCTGGGGGAGGAGACCGACCGCAGGGTGCGCGCCTCGATGCTCGACGAGGCGCTGACCGTGATCGACGGGCTCCTGCGGGGCCCCGTCGACGTCCGCGGCGAGCACTACTCCGTCCGGGCCGACGTCCGGCCCCGACCGGTCCAGCGGCCCCGACCTCCGATCTGGGTGGCTGGTGTGGTGCCGAACCGCCGGCCCCTGGCCCGGGCCCGCCGGTGGGACGGTGTCGTGCCGATCGGGCAGGAGGCCGAGCTCACGCCGCAGGAGCTCGCCGACCACCTCGCGATCGACGGCGGGTCCGCCCCGGAGGGCTGGGACGTGGTGGTCCACACCCGGCCCGGCGTCCCGGCCGCGGAGTATGCCGACGCCGGTGCCACGTGGTCGGTCCGCTCGACCTTCCCGGTCCGGGCGGGCTGGGAGGACGAGATCGACGACCTGGTCCGCCGGGGACCGGGCTGA
- a CDS encoding SDR family NAD(P)-dependent oxidoreductase, with product MTGGRAARRPGPRDLTGAHVAVVGATGALGSRLVGQLHAAGAVVTVVGRDQERLWPLARGGSVVVGDLTDETLGDRLVATVEEHYDGRLDGLVNAAGVVAFGPLAELPDEVAEQLMLTNLLGPLWLLRRTVPLLQASSGFLAQITGVVAEQAFPGMAAYGASKAGLAAASGSLARELRRDGVDVLDLRPPHTETGLAGRALAGRAPAMRTGLDPDAVAARILRAIVEREGVVGPVEFTPATAAAGAAGA from the coding sequence GTGACGGGCGGGCGCGCGGCCCGGCGGCCAGGACCCCGCGACCTGACCGGCGCCCACGTGGCCGTCGTCGGTGCGACCGGTGCGCTCGGCTCTCGACTCGTGGGGCAGCTGCACGCCGCCGGCGCCGTCGTCACCGTCGTCGGCCGGGACCAGGAGCGCCTGTGGCCCCTGGCCCGGGGCGGCTCGGTCGTCGTGGGCGACCTCACCGACGAGACGCTGGGCGACCGGCTCGTCGCCACCGTCGAGGAGCACTACGACGGACGCCTGGACGGCCTGGTCAATGCGGCCGGCGTGGTGGCCTTCGGGCCGCTGGCCGAGCTGCCGGACGAGGTCGCCGAGCAGCTGATGCTGACCAACCTGCTCGGACCGCTATGGCTGCTGCGGCGCACGGTCCCGCTGCTGCAGGCCTCCTCCGGCTTCCTCGCGCAGATCACCGGGGTGGTGGCCGAGCAGGCCTTCCCCGGCATGGCCGCCTACGGCGCGAGCAAGGCCGGCCTGGCCGCCGCCTCGGGGTCGCTGGCCCGTGAGCTGCGCCGCGACGGGGTCGACGTCCTCGACCTCCGACCGCCGCACACCGAGACCGGCCTGGCCGGTCGTGCGCTGGCCGGCCGGGCCCCGGCGATGCGGACCGGCCTCGACCCGGACGCCGTCGCAGCCCGCATCCTGCGGGCCATCGTCGAGCGTGAGGGCGTCGTCGGGCCGGTCGAGTTCACGCCGGCCACGGCAGCGGCCGGGGCGGCCGGGGCCTGA
- a CDS encoding DUF72 domain-containing protein gives MTDPRPVRVGISGWRYAPWRGVFYPPGLPQRQELEYAAQRLDSVEINGSFYSLQRPSSYRAWSAATPDDFVFSVKGTRFITHMLKLRNVEVALANFLASGVLALGPKLGPVLWQLAPRHRYDRAQLEDFLPRLPRTHGQAAAVAAGHDDRLREPAYLDVVEPDRPLHHVLEVRHPTFADNPELLALLRHHGVGIVIADAAGLWPYYDAITSPVAYVRLHGDTELYVSGYGEAALRDWADRIRRWRQEADVYVYFDNDVKVNAPHDAMRLAELLEEPLPATPGRRG, from the coding sequence ATGACCGACCCCCGTCCCGTGCGCGTCGGGATCTCCGGCTGGCGCTACGCCCCGTGGCGCGGTGTGTTCTACCCGCCGGGGCTCCCCCAGCGCCAGGAGCTGGAGTATGCCGCCCAGCGCCTGGACTCGGTCGAGATCAACGGCTCGTTCTACTCGCTGCAGCGCCCCAGCAGCTACCGGGCGTGGTCGGCCGCGACCCCGGACGACTTCGTCTTCTCCGTCAAGGGCACCCGCTTCATCACCCACATGCTCAAGCTGCGCAACGTCGAGGTGGCGCTCGCGAACTTCCTCGCCTCAGGGGTGCTCGCCCTGGGCCCCAAGCTCGGCCCCGTCCTGTGGCAGCTGGCCCCCCGCCACCGCTACGACCGCGCCCAGCTCGAGGACTTCCTGCCCCGGCTCCCCCGCACCCACGGGCAGGCCGCCGCGGTGGCCGCCGGCCACGACGACCGGCTGCGGGAGCCTGCATACCTCGACGTCGTCGAGCCCGACCGCCCGCTGCACCACGTGCTGGAGGTGCGCCACCCCACGTTCGCCGACAACCCCGAGCTGCTGGCGCTGCTGCGCCACCACGGCGTGGGGATCGTCATCGCCGACGCGGCCGGCCTGTGGCCGTACTACGACGCGATCACCAGCCCGGTCGCCTACGTCCGCCTCCACGGCGACACCGAGCTCTATGTGAGCGGGTACGGCGAGGCGGCCCTGCGCGACTGGGCCGACCGCATCCGGCGCTGGCGGCAGGAGGCCGACGTCTACGTCTACTTCGACAACGACGTCAAGGTCAACGCCCCGCACGACGCGATGCGCCTGGCGGAGCTGCTCGAGGAGCCGCTCCCGGCCACGCCGGGGCGGCGGGGGTGA
- a CDS encoding 2'-5' RNA ligase family protein, with product MPSAGSPSPPGLGAPRRRAHALELVLDEAGDLDVRQRWARLEDAGVPSLARHAGVTHRPHVTLLSGPRPSGEVLDMAGEGVAQRLPVSLDVAGLGLLGAPGRSTLAELVGAPGWLRAAQEELLGLWPGADPRPWVPHLTLARRLPPASVAVALEALEALEALHDSTPPGPTQRRLVGLRWWDPDQGLVVPLGPAPGAQSASSQ from the coding sequence ATGCCGTCAGCCGGGTCGCCCTCCCCGCCCGGCCTGGGTGCACCGCGGCGCCGGGCGCACGCCCTGGAGCTCGTCCTCGACGAGGCCGGCGACCTCGACGTGCGGCAGCGGTGGGCCCGTCTCGAGGACGCCGGTGTGCCCTCCCTCGCGCGGCACGCAGGGGTGACCCACCGCCCGCACGTGACGCTGCTGAGCGGGCCGCGGCCGTCCGGGGAGGTGCTGGACATGGCCGGGGAGGGCGTCGCGCAGCGGCTGCCGGTCTCGCTGGACGTGGCCGGCCTGGGGCTCCTCGGGGCACCAGGGCGCTCGACCCTGGCGGAGCTGGTGGGCGCACCGGGCTGGCTGCGCGCCGCGCAGGAGGAGCTGCTGGGCCTGTGGCCGGGCGCCGACCCGCGCCCCTGGGTGCCGCACCTCACGCTCGCCCGGCGCCTGCCGCCCGCGTCTGTCGCCGTGGCGCTGGAGGCGCTGGAGGCGCTGGAGGCGCTGCACGACTCCACCCCGCCCGGCCCCACCCAACGCCGGCTGGTGGGTCTGCGCTGGTGGGACCCGGACCAGGGGCTGGTCGTCCCCCTCGGGCCGGCGCCCGGCGCTCAGTCGGCCAGCAGCCAGTAG
- a CDS encoding CDP-alcohol phosphatidyltransferase family protein — protein sequence MTPAAPGTTRRLAAAGVHAYTALGSVLALLMVHLSYAGEVVAVLWLFLVAMVIDGTDGFLARAVRVKEVLPGFDGALLDNIVDYLTYAFAPMVLLWSAGLLPDGWLGGVVAAVPLLASCVQFSRADAKTDDHFFLGFPSYWNVAAFYLVVLGAGTTVVTTVLLVLAVLVFVPVTYVYPSRTETAWGLTMTLTTAWLVLYAVILAQYPSPSPWLVALSLGYLLYYAALSLHLTLRRRRTAGRSRFRAAGRPTPAA from the coding sequence ATGACCCCTGCGGCCCCCGGCACCACGCGACGACTGGCCGCCGCGGGGGTCCACGCCTACACGGCCCTGGGGTCGGTGCTGGCCCTGCTCATGGTGCACCTGTCCTACGCGGGCGAGGTCGTCGCGGTCCTCTGGCTCTTCCTGGTCGCCATGGTGATCGACGGCACGGACGGCTTCCTGGCGCGTGCCGTGCGGGTCAAGGAGGTCCTGCCGGGCTTCGACGGGGCGCTCCTGGACAACATCGTCGACTACCTCACCTACGCGTTCGCCCCGATGGTCCTGCTCTGGAGCGCGGGCCTGCTGCCGGACGGGTGGCTGGGAGGGGTCGTGGCGGCGGTGCCCCTGCTCGCCTCTTGCGTGCAGTTCAGCCGCGCCGACGCCAAGACCGACGACCACTTCTTCCTCGGCTTCCCCAGCTACTGGAACGTCGCCGCCTTCTACCTCGTCGTGCTGGGCGCCGGGACCACCGTGGTGACCACGGTCCTGCTCGTGCTGGCGGTGCTCGTCTTCGTGCCCGTCACCTACGTCTACCCCTCGCGCACCGAGACCGCGTGGGGCCTCACAATGACCCTCACCACCGCCTGGCTCGTGCTCTACGCGGTGATCCTGGCGCAGTACCCCTCCCCCAGCCCGTGGCTCGTCGCCCTCTCGCTCGGCTACCTGCTCTACTACGCCGCCCTCAGCCTGCACCTGACCCTGCGCCGTCGGCGCACGGCGGGGCGTAGTCGATTCCGGGCAGCAGGCCGGCCCACTCCTGCGGCGTGA
- a CDS encoding FHA domain-containing protein, with product MTATLHLDADLRLEVGTGVADDDPGRRLAAHLTGTGSTLTLVLDGLDRLPVGLGVRQAADPVRDVAQLLADEGLTVVVATERGRLFSLGRVRQRLGERTLTGSPHITVHDRRGVLRMLRARGDGGAPALSGLLPPATPWPLTPTLTPPRRRRVRTTHDPLGGGDPRLVYYLTPPEQGGERQVLHLRRGATSVGGAPTDDLRLPGLQPGELRVERDPARDEYQVVPVPDATTTVGGRPVDRPVPLRTGQTVSVGGRSFVYVREEYADHGRPYGGREGGEFSRQRPQPLPRYLP from the coding sequence ATGACCGCGACCCTGCACCTGGACGCCGACCTCCGCCTGGAGGTCGGCACCGGCGTCGCCGACGACGACCCGGGCCGACGCCTGGCCGCCCACCTCACCGGCACCGGCTCGACGCTCACGCTCGTCCTCGACGGCCTGGACCGGTTGCCGGTCGGGCTCGGTGTCCGGCAGGCCGCGGACCCGGTGCGGGACGTCGCCCAGCTCCTCGCGGACGAGGGCCTGACGGTGGTCGTGGCGACGGAGCGGGGTCGGCTGTTCTCCCTCGGCCGGGTCCGTCAGCGGCTCGGCGAGCGCACCCTCACCGGCTCCCCCCACATCACCGTGCACGACCGGCGCGGGGTGCTGCGGATGCTCCGGGCCCGCGGCGACGGGGGTGCACCGGCCCTGTCCGGGCTGCTCCCCCCGGCCACGCCCTGGCCGCTCACCCCCACGCTCACCCCTCCGCGCCGACGTCGGGTTCGCACCACCCACGACCCGCTGGGCGGCGGCGACCCCCGGCTGGTCTACTACCTCACGCCCCCGGAGCAGGGGGGCGAGCGCCAGGTCCTGCACCTGCGTCGCGGTGCGACGTCGGTGGGCGGCGCCCCCACCGACGACCTGCGGCTCCCGGGCCTGCAGCCCGGCGAGCTCCGTGTGGAGCGCGACCCGGCCAGGGACGAGTACCAGGTGGTGCCCGTCCCTGACGCCACCACCACCGTGGGCGGCAGGCCGGTCGACCGCCCGGTCCCGCTGCGCACCGGCCAGACCGTCTCGGTCGGCGGCCGGTCCTTCGTCTACGTCCGCGAGGAGTACGCCGACCACGGCCGGCCGTACGGCGGGCGCGAGGGCGGGGAGTTCTCCCGGCAGCGGCCGCAGCCCCTCCCGAGGTACCTCCCGTGA